The following proteins are encoded in a genomic region of Inquilinus sp. KBS0705:
- a CDS encoding helix-turn-helix domain-containing protein encodes MKVLPFTIPVPHDRTIIVQEEVLPHFYPHLHRHAEVQITWIQQGSGTLLAGNSMHVFADNELYVLGANQPHLFKSSPEYFTGDNDKVVKTVTIFFNPLGKLSSLFNLPEMKALQAFAGHWQNGFKIPGNHYKGFEQQILEIMQSTGALQLSQFVKVLNDMSLVEMQPLSPGSYSSAMTDPEGMRIASVYNYIMHNYGSALTLDEVARQAHLTPNAFCRYFKKHTRHTFVGFVNKVRVNEACKMLVNGSHNNIADVAYNCGFSSITNFNYVFKNITGKSPRAYLGDYEGAVKNGRS; translated from the coding sequence ATGAAAGTGCTGCCCTTTACCATACCTGTACCGCACGATCGTACAATAATTGTACAGGAAGAGGTGTTGCCGCATTTTTACCCCCACCTGCACCGCCATGCCGAAGTACAAATAACCTGGATACAACAAGGCAGCGGCACCTTACTGGCAGGCAATAGCATGCATGTTTTTGCCGATAACGAACTATATGTGCTTGGTGCCAACCAGCCCCACCTGTTTAAAAGCAGCCCCGAATATTTTACAGGCGACAATGATAAAGTAGTAAAAACGGTAACTATATTTTTTAACCCATTGGGCAAGCTGTCGTCACTTTTTAACCTGCCCGAAATGAAAGCCTTGCAGGCATTTGCCGGGCATTGGCAAAACGGGTTTAAAATTCCCGGTAACCATTATAAAGGCTTTGAGCAGCAGATACTGGAAATTATGCAATCAACCGGGGCATTACAGTTATCGCAATTTGTAAAAGTGCTGAACGATATGAGTTTGGTAGAGATGCAGCCACTATCACCAGGCAGCTATAGCAGCGCCATGACCGACCCTGAGGGGATGCGCATTGCATCGGTATATAACTATATTATGCATAACTATGGCAGCGCCCTAACGCTTGATGAAGTGGCACGCCAGGCGCACTTAACACCCAATGCTTTTTGCCGGTATTTTAAAAAGCATACCCGCCATACCTTTGTGGGCTTTGTAAATAAGGTAAGGGTTAATGAGGCTTGCAAAATGCTGGTGAACGGCAGCCATAACAATATTGCCGATGTAGCTTACAATTGCGGTTTTAGCAGTATTACCAATTTTAACTATGTGTTCAAAAATATTACGGGCAAATCTCCGCGGGCCTATTTAGGCGATTATGAAGGCGCAGTTAAGAATGGCAGGAGCTGA
- a CDS encoding sigma-70 family RNA polymerase sigma factor → MGEEEVHQLVARCLKDDRISQKLLYKAFYGFAMSICLRYAGNRYEASEIMNQGFYKVFKNLAKYDTVKPFKPWLGRIMVNTSIDYYRSNLKIAHTEELDNAMHVNDTELADKNLNYNELLDMIRALPRSYRTIFNLYAIEGYSHEEIGGMLNISIGTSKSNLHKAREKLKVMIAQSNKAPIATNRDQSNNIVPVNHTSLSVSFINNVIKK, encoded by the coding sequence ATGGGCGAAGAAGAAGTACACCAACTGGTAGCACGCTGTTTAAAAGACGACAGGATCAGTCAAAAACTGCTCTACAAGGCTTTTTATGGCTTTGCCATGAGTATATGCCTGCGTTACGCGGGCAACCGGTACGAAGCTTCGGAAATTATGAACCAGGGATTTTATAAGGTATTTAAAAATTTAGCCAAATACGATACTGTTAAACCTTTTAAACCCTGGCTGGGCCGCATAATGGTAAATACATCAATAGATTATTACCGCAGCAATTTAAAAATAGCCCATACCGAGGAACTGGACAATGCCATGCATGTAAACGATACAGAACTAGCCGATAAAAATTTGAATTATAACGAACTGCTTGATATGATACGCGCTTTACCACGCTCTTACCGCACTATATTTAATTTATACGCCATTGAGGGGTATTCGCACGAAGAGATTGGGGGCATGCTAAACATCAGCATAGGCACATCAAAATCAAACCTGCACAAGGCGCGCGAAAAACTAAAGGTAATGATAGCACAAAGCAACAAAGCGCCGATAGCAACCAACCGCGATCAATCAAACAACATAGTACCAGTAAACCATACCAGCCTATCCGTATCCTTTATAAACAATGTTATTAAAAAATGA
- a CDS encoding PorT family protein, whose protein sequence is MKEEKEDSIDKLFSGGLNNPTEEVSYREEDWDALEGMLDGTKPKGVTRKIIYLIGAIAAMLVLLLGYVFLSPPNKPQTKPDLVKTTPATQKDSGTVGSPSQQLADHTQSLSDSVSIASSAVDDIRKSKSFFTLSAAGGDRTYTGTKAVNQNTGTFVAPAKPDTITGEKNNNLTANKPDTITGVNNLALNNTVKKDTITGLAATTTPAKPLVTVTDDIKPKKQKVSSAAYGFRPTFSLGIIASPDINGVKTFANNKVGTNAGLILTLNLSRRWSISSGAVYADKPYNADFANYKTNYPFATTPTSVTASCIVLDIPLNVGYQFYNKNRNKFSLGTGLSSYFMLSEDYKFNHAEGGYNSIDPWTYNIKNQNKHIMGILNLNATYQREVNSKLDIGIQPYMKLPLTGIGYGQVNLRSAGVSVSVMYNFKTGIKPK, encoded by the coding sequence ATGAAAGAGGAAAAAGAAGATAGTATTGATAAGTTATTCAGCGGGGGCCTAAACAACCCCACCGAAGAGGTATCGTACCGCGAGGAGGATTGGGATGCTTTAGAAGGAATGCTTGATGGTACAAAGCCAAAAGGCGTTACCCGTAAAATTATATATCTTATTGGTGCAATAGCGGCTATGCTGGTGCTGCTATTGGGCTATGTATTTTTATCGCCGCCAAATAAACCACAAACCAAACCCGATTTAGTAAAAACAACCCCTGCAACACAAAAAGATTCCGGTACAGTCGGTTCGCCTTCGCAGCAACTGGCAGATCACACCCAATCGCTTTCGGATAGTGTAAGTATAGCCAGTAGTGCCGTTGATGACATCCGCAAAAGCAAATCGTTCTTTACCTTATCTGCTGCTGGGGGCGACCGTACTTATACCGGCACTAAAGCTGTTAACCAAAATACCGGCACTTTTGTAGCACCGGCAAAACCAGACACCATTACCGGCGAAAAAAATAACAACTTGACCGCAAACAAACCAGATACCATTACCGGGGTCAATAACCTGGCACTAAATAACACTGTTAAAAAAGATACGATAACCGGGCTTGCCGCCACTACTACCCCGGCTAAACCGCTGGTAACCGTAACCGACGATATTAAGCCTAAAAAACAAAAGGTATCGTCGGCTGCATACGGGTTTAGGCCAACATTTTCACTTGGCATCATAGCCTCACCTGATATTAATGGGGTTAAAACCTTTGCCAATAACAAGGTGGGTACCAATGCGGGGCTAATATTAACGCTTAACCTATCGCGCAGGTGGAGCATTAGTTCGGGGGCGGTATATGCCGATAAACCTTACAATGCCGATTTTGCCAACTATAAAACCAACTATCCCTTTGCCACTACGCCTACAAGCGTTACTGCAAGCTGCATAGTGTTAGATATTCCCTTAAATGTGGGTTACCAGTTTTATAACAAAAACCGCAACAAGTTTAGCCTGGGCACCGGCCTTTCATCGTACTTTATGCTAAGCGAAGACTATAAGTTTAACCATGCTGAGGGCGGATATAACTCGATAGATCCCTGGACATACAACATTAAAAATCAGAATAAACATATAATGGGCATCCTTAATCTGAATGCGACTTACCAGCGGGAGGTAAACTCAAAATTAGATATAGGCATACAACCTTATATGAAATTACCACTCACTGGTATAGGTTACGGCCAGGTTAACTTACGGTCGGCCGGGGTGTCAGTAAGTGTAATGTATAACTTTAAAACAGGTATAAAGCCTAAGTAA
- a CDS encoding YceI family protein, whose protein sequence is MKHIGLIILAWLIPNLAGQDIYVCKNAVITLYSKAPIEDIDARTDRGTSVFNATTGELAFSVPIRSFKFDKALMQEHFNENYLESDKYPQAVFKGKITGTTDLSKDGSYSISVTGVLDVHGVKQTRTIPGKITVTGGTVSMAAEFMVACKDHNIEIPTLVFHNIAESIRIQVSANYSPYKATP, encoded by the coding sequence ATGAAACATATCGGCTTAATTATACTCGCCTGGTTAATACCAAACCTGGCGGGACAGGATATCTACGTGTGTAAAAACGCGGTTATCACCCTTTATTCAAAGGCGCCAATAGAGGATATTGATGCCCGTACAGACCGCGGAACATCGGTTTTTAACGCTACCACCGGCGAACTTGCCTTTAGTGTGCCTATACGGTCGTTTAAGTTTGATAAGGCCCTGATGCAGGAGCACTTTAACGAAAACTACCTGGAAAGCGACAAGTATCCACAGGCGGTATTTAAAGGCAAAATAACCGGCACTACCGATCTGAGCAAAGATGGCAGCTACTCTATAAGCGTTACTGGCGTGTTAGATGTGCACGGCGTAAAACAAACCCGTACCATACCCGGCAAAATAACCGTAACGGGTGGCACCGTTAGCATGGCAGCCGAGTTTATGGTAGCCTGCAAAGATCATAACATTGAGATACCTACGCTGGTGTTTCACAACATTGCCGAAAGCATACGCATACAGGTATCGGCCAATTATTCGCCTTACAAAGCAACTCCCTAA
- a CDS encoding Rieske (2Fe-2S) protein — MERQEFLAKLGITMAAVCTGCSLVGCGGSKSNDPGPSTGGGVTPPPPGSGAVFSVNLDSDLQAVGSSKVSNGVILVRLAAGSTAAAFTAVQVACTHQGTNINYNTAQGIFICPNHGSEFNTSGAVVMGPASAALKHYTVVVDGSTLTVNA, encoded by the coding sequence ATGGAAAGGCAAGAATTTTTAGCAAAGTTAGGGATCACCATGGCTGCAGTATGCACCGGGTGTAGTTTGGTTGGCTGCGGCGGCTCAAAAAGCAACGACCCCGGGCCAAGCACAGGTGGCGGCGTTACCCCACCACCACCGGGCAGCGGTGCCGTTTTTTCGGTAAACTTAGATAGCGATCTGCAAGCTGTAGGCAGCTCGAAAGTATCAAACGGTGTGATCTTAGTAAGACTAGCTGCTGGCAGCACGGCTGCCGCTTTTACCGCCGTGCAAGTAGCTTGTACACACCAGGGCACCAATATTAACTACAATACCGCACAAGGTATATTTATATGCCCTAACCATGGCAGCGAGTTTAATACATCGGGCGCGGTGGTTATGGGCCCGGCTTCGGCAGCATTAAAACACTATACCGTTGTGGTAGATGGATCGACACTAACCGTTAACGCTTAA
- a CDS encoding FAD-dependent oxidoreductase, whose product MSKAIIIGGGIIGLFSAYYLNKSGWEVEILEQGDLKDNASFGNAGMIVPSHFIPLAAPGMIEQGIRWMFDSKSPFYVKPSLSPELFGWGIKFLKAANKHHVERSAGALRDLSLLSKALYQELEKEANFDFGYADKGILMLFKTAKFEDEERHTAEKATNLGLDAQYLTADETRKLQPDIDLDVLGAVHYHCDAHLYPNKLIAGLVKHLETAGVKIHRNTPVTAIQHNAGQITSVNSNDKSFTGDAYLLAGGAWTPGIAKLTDLNIPMMPGKGYSFMLPEPQKRMTIPALLCEARVSVTPMDGSIRFGGTMEIGKINDKINMSRVAGIVESIPQYFPNFKPALPQPKDIWFGFRPCSPDGLPYIGLSGKYKNLAIATGHGMMGLSLAPATGKLVDEVLNHKTPSSNITQFSPSRYQ is encoded by the coding sequence ATGAGTAAAGCAATAATAATAGGCGGCGGAATAATAGGTTTATTTTCGGCATACTACCTGAACAAATCGGGATGGGAAGTAGAAATACTGGAGCAGGGCGACCTGAAGGACAATGCATCATTTGGTAACGCCGGGATGATAGTACCGAGCCACTTTATACCACTGGCCGCGCCCGGTATGATAGAGCAGGGTATACGCTGGATGTTTGACAGTAAAAGCCCGTTTTACGTAAAGCCATCGCTAAGCCCGGAATTGTTTGGCTGGGGTATTAAATTTTTAAAGGCTGCTAATAAGCACCACGTTGAGCGTTCGGCAGGGGCGCTGCGCGATCTGTCTTTACTTAGCAAGGCCCTATATCAGGAACTGGAAAAAGAGGCCAACTTTGATTTCGGCTATGCCGATAAGGGTATATTAATGCTGTTTAAAACTGCCAAATTTGAGGACGAAGAGCGCCACACGGCCGAAAAGGCAACTAATTTAGGTCTGGATGCCCAATACCTAACCGCCGACGAAACCCGCAAACTACAACCGGATATAGACCTTGATGTATTAGGCGCTGTACACTACCATTGCGATGCACACCTTTACCCCAATAAGCTGATCGCAGGACTGGTTAAGCACCTGGAAACCGCAGGTGTAAAAATACATCGCAATACACCGGTAACTGCTATACAACACAATGCAGGGCAAATTACATCGGTAAACAGTAACGATAAAAGCTTTACAGGCGATGCATACCTGCTGGCAGGTGGTGCCTGGACACCCGGCATTGCCAAGTTAACCGACCTTAACATACCTATGATGCCGGGCAAAGGCTACTCCTTTATGCTGCCCGAGCCACAAAAACGCATGACCATCCCCGCACTGCTTTGCGAAGCAAGGGTATCTGTTACGCCTATGGATGGCAGTATACGCTTTGGCGGTACTATGGAGATAGGTAAGATAAACGATAAAATTAATATGAGTAGGGTGGCAGGCATAGTGGAGTCAATCCCCCAATATTTCCCCAACTTTAAACCTGCCTTACCCCAGCCCAAAGATATTTGGTTTGGCTTTCGCCCATGCTCGCCTGATGGCTTGCCTTACATAGGCTTATCCGGTAAATACAAAAACCTTGCAATTGCTACAGGCCATGGTATGATGGGCCTTAGCCTTGCACCGGCAACAGGCAAACTGGTGGATGAGGTGTTAAACCACAAAACACCCTCATCCAATATCACCCAGTTCTCCCCGTCACGCTATCAGTAA
- a CDS encoding 4-hydroxyproline epimerase, protein MSSKTFFCIDAHTCGNPVRLVAGGGPNLTGADMSEKRQHFLKEYDWIRKGLMFEPRGHDMMSGSILYPPHDPQNDVAVLFIETSGCLPMCGHGTIGTITIAIEEGLIIPKTPGVVRMEAPAGLVLISYKQEGKKVKSVKLVNVPSYLAAENLEVECPDLGMLTVDVSYGGNFYAIVDPQENFKGLENYTADQLISWSRVLRQRINEKYTFVHPENPTINGCSHILWAGKTISPQATARNAVFYGDKAIDRSPCGTGTSARMAQWHAKGLLKKGDQFIHESIIGSQFIGTVEDEVTLGGKPAIVPGIEGWAKVYGYNTIKIDDEDDPHAHGFQVI, encoded by the coding sequence ATGTCAAGTAAGACTTTCTTTTGTATAGATGCGCATACCTGCGGTAACCCGGTACGCTTGGTTGCCGGCGGCGGGCCAAATTTGACTGGGGCCGACATGAGCGAAAAGCGCCAGCACTTTTTAAAAGAGTACGACTGGATACGCAAAGGCTTAATGTTTGAACCCCGCGGGCACGATATGATGTCGGGCAGTATACTATATCCGCCACATGACCCACAGAATGATGTGGCCGTATTATTTATCGAAACCAGCGGCTGCCTGCCTATGTGCGGGCATGGCACTATTGGTACCATTACCATTGCTATCGAAGAGGGCCTTATTATCCCAAAAACACCCGGCGTGGTGCGTATGGAAGCGCCTGCCGGGCTGGTACTAATATCGTATAAGCAGGAGGGTAAAAAGGTAAAGTCTGTAAAATTGGTTAATGTGCCCAGCTACCTGGCTGCCGAAAATTTGGAGGTAGAATGCCCCGACCTGGGTATGCTAACAGTTGATGTGAGCTACGGCGGTAATTTTTACGCCATTGTAGACCCGCAGGAAAACTTCAAAGGATTGGAGAATTATACTGCCGACCAGCTGATATCATGGAGCCGCGTTTTACGCCAGCGGATAAACGAAAAGTACACTTTCGTTCATCCAGAAAATCCTACTATTAATGGCTGCTCGCATATTTTGTGGGCAGGCAAAACCATATCGCCGCAGGCAACTGCCCGCAACGCTGTTTTTTATGGCGATAAAGCTATTGACCGCTCGCCTTGCGGCACCGGTACATCGGCGCGTATGGCGCAGTGGCATGCTAAAGGATTGCTAAAAAAAGGCGATCAGTTTATACACGAAAGCATTATTGGCAGCCAGTTTATTGGTACAGTAGAGGACGAAGTAACTTTAGGTGGCAAACCGGCCATTGTACCCGGCATTGAAGGCTGGGCAAAAGTATACGGTTATAACACCATAAAAATTGATGACGAGGACGACCCACACGCACACGGGTTTCAGGTAATATAA
- a CDS encoding aldehyde dehydrogenase (NADP(+)), translated as METKNLIGYQYIKGGKAFKAVNPATGKEIEPEFNAASLADVDNAMALADKAFVTYRNTDRATKAAFLRSIAEEILAIGDALIECAMAESGLPAGRLQGERGRTTGQLNLYANLLDEGSWVEAVVDTAIPDRTPLPRVDIRKMLVPIGPAVVFGASNFPMAFSVAGGDTVSALAAGCPVVVKAHPAHPGTSALVAEAVKKAAQKHNLPEGVFSLLYDDGYTIGEALVKHPKTKIVTFTGSLKGGMALVKMARDRDEPIPVFAEMGSTNPIILLPKALENRAEELAKLSASITTNAGQFCTQPGLLLTVASEPLEQFKKALAVAIADVNSATMLTPGICANFDKLSKGMLADKAVSVFAKSDKLDAGNTNQGLAVVAEIKAADFLADEKFKEEVFGPYSLLVVADDMAQLEQVVDSLHGQLTASVMAEPGELAQYKSITDKLSNLAGRVILNNPPTGVEVGNAMQHGGPFPSTSDSRFTSVGTGAIKRFVRPVAWQNWENDLLPDELKDGNPLNIWRLYNNEWSK; from the coding sequence ATGGAAACAAAAAATTTAATAGGATATCAATACATAAAAGGTGGTAAGGCATTTAAGGCGGTTAACCCCGCGACCGGTAAAGAAATTGAGCCCGAATTTAATGCTGCCAGCCTGGCCGATGTGGATAATGCAATGGCTTTAGCCGATAAGGCGTTTGTAACCTACCGAAATACTGATAGGGCTACCAAAGCCGCGTTTTTACGCAGCATAGCCGAAGAAATATTAGCCATTGGCGATGCGCTTATAGAGTGTGCCATGGCCGAAAGCGGCCTGCCTGCAGGCCGCTTACAAGGCGAACGTGGCCGTACTACCGGCCAGTTAAACCTGTATGCCAATTTGCTGGACGAGGGATCGTGGGTTGAGGCTGTAGTTGATACCGCCATACCCGATCGTACACCATTACCGCGGGTAGATATACGCAAGATGCTGGTGCCTATTGGCCCGGCTGTAGTGTTTGGTGCAAGCAACTTCCCAATGGCATTTTCTGTTGCCGGTGGCGATACCGTATCTGCTTTGGCAGCGGGTTGCCCGGTGGTAGTAAAAGCGCATCCGGCACACCCCGGTACCAGCGCGCTGGTTGCCGAAGCGGTAAAAAAAGCCGCCCAAAAGCATAACCTGCCCGAAGGTGTTTTCTCGCTTTTGTATGATGATGGCTATACTATTGGCGAAGCATTGGTAAAGCATCCCAAAACAAAAATAGTAACCTTTACAGGCTCACTTAAAGGTGGCATGGCATTGGTTAAAATGGCCCGCGATCGCGATGAACCTATACCGGTATTTGCCGAAATGGGCAGTACCAACCCAATAATATTACTTCCAAAAGCATTAGAAAACCGTGCCGAAGAACTGGCAAAGCTATCTGCATCTATCACCACCAATGCGGGGCAGTTTTGCACGCAGCCCGGCTTGCTGCTTACCGTAGCGTCGGAACCTTTAGAACAGTTTAAAAAGGCCCTTGCCGTAGCCATAGCCGATGTTAATTCGGCCACTATGCTTACACCGGGAATTTGTGCCAACTTTGATAAGTTATCTAAAGGTATGCTGGCAGATAAGGCTGTCTCTGTTTTTGCTAAATCAGATAAGCTGGATGCAGGTAATACCAACCAGGGCTTAGCTGTTGTTGCCGAAATAAAGGCCGCCGACTTTTTAGCGGATGAAAAGTTCAAAGAGGAAGTTTTTGGCCCATACTCATTACTGGTTGTTGCCGACGATATGGCACAATTAGAGCAGGTAGTTGATAGCCTGCACGGCCAGCTTACAGCATCTGTAATGGCCGAACCCGGCGAACTTGCCCAATACAAAAGTATAACCGATAAACTATCTAACCTGGCAGGCAGGGTAATACTAAATAACCCGCCAACAGGGGTTGAGGTGGGTAACGCTATGCAGCATGGCGGCCCATTCCCATCCACTTCCGATAGCCGGTTTACATCGGTAGGTACAGGCGCCATAAAACGCTTTGTACGCCCGGTAGCCTGGCAAAATTGGGAAAACGATCTTTTGCCTGATGAATTAAAAGATGGCAACCCGCTTAATATATGGCGGTTGTACAATAACGAATGGAGTAAATAG
- a CDS encoding dihydrodipicolinate synthase family protein: MSIVWKGVFPAVTTKFTEDGEFDFEAFDKNIEAQLEAGACGIIIGGSLGESSVLTDDEKIELLKHTVQVVAKRGYVILNIAEQTTKGALLCAKNAELYGADGLMMLPPLRYNADEEETIKYFTDVATSTKLPIMIYNNPHDYKIEVTLDMFEKLLPYKNIQAVKESTRDVSNVTRMINRFGDRYALLCGVDTLALEELFMGADGWVAGLVDAFPRETVSIFRLAKAGRMQEALAIYRWFLPVLELDIHAKLVQYIKLAETVTGLGTEAVRLPRLKIKGEERERVLAIINHAVKTRPELPAGSWGVEAEVDVTGVS, translated from the coding sequence ATGAGCATAGTATGGAAAGGGGTATTCCCCGCGGTAACAACAAAATTCACCGAAGACGGCGAGTTTGATTTTGAAGCATTTGATAAAAACATCGAAGCACAGTTAGAGGCCGGCGCATGCGGTATCATCATTGGCGGTTCGTTAGGCGAATCGAGCGTGTTAACCGACGACGAGAAAATTGAATTGTTAAAACATACCGTACAAGTGGTAGCCAAACGTGGATATGTGATATTAAACATAGCCGAGCAAACCACTAAAGGCGCTTTACTTTGCGCTAAAAATGCCGAGCTGTATGGCGCTGATGGTTTAATGATGTTGCCGCCACTGCGCTATAATGCCGATGAAGAAGAAACTATAAAATATTTTACCGATGTGGCAACAAGCACCAAGCTGCCCATTATGATATATAACAATCCGCACGATTACAAAATTGAAGTAACGCTGGATATGTTTGAAAAATTATTGCCTTACAAAAATATACAGGCGGTTAAAGAATCAACCCGCGATGTAAGCAACGTAACCCGTATGATTAACCGTTTTGGCGACAGATATGCGCTGCTTTGTGGTGTGGATACTTTAGCTTTAGAAGAATTATTTATGGGTGCCGATGGTTGGGTTGCCGGCTTGGTAGATGCTTTCCCAAGAGAAACTGTTTCTATCTTCCGTTTGGCAAAGGCTGGCCGTATGCAGGAAGCATTGGCTATTTACCGTTGGTTTTTACCTGTGCTGGAATTGGATATACATGCTAAGCTGGTACAATACATTAAACTGGCCGAAACTGTTACCGGTTTAGGTACTGAAGCTGTACGTTTGCCACGTTTAAAAATTAAGGGTGAAGAGCGCGAAAGGGTATTAGCCATTATTAACCACGCTGTAAAAACCCGCCCCGAACTACCTGCAGGCAGCTGGGGTGTCGAAGCTGAGGTGGATGTAACCGGCGTTAGCTAA